The genomic DNA CTCCGCAGCAAGCCGAAATAGCTGTTGCCGGAAAAAAAGGAATTCTTAACTTCTGCGCTAATAACTACCTAGGCTTATCAAACAATTCCGAACTTGTTAAAAAAGCTCAAGAAGCGTTAGACAAATACGGTTTTGGCTTGTCTTCCGTCCGATTTATTTGCGGGACTCAAGATGTGCATAAAGAATTAGAGCAAAAAATAAGTGATTTCCTGCAAACCGAAGATACAATCCTATATGGATCATGCTTTGATGCGAATGGCGGACTGTTTGAAACAATTTTGTCCAGTGAAGATGCAGTCATCAGTGATCAACTGAACCATGCATCGATAATAGACGGGGTCAGACTCTGCAAAGCTAAGCGATTCCGTTATAAGAATAACGACATGGCTGATCTGGAACAGCAACTTAAAGATGCTGCGGACTGCCGTTACAGACTTATTGTAACTGACGGTGTTTTTTCAATGGACGGGATCATTGCCGACCTGAAATCCATTTGCGATCTAGCTGATAAGTATGACGCCCTTGTCATGGTTGATGATTCTCACGCTGTGGGTTTTGTGGGCGAAAACGGCAAAGGAACACCCGAATACTGCGGAGTTCTTGGCCGGGTCGACATCATCACAGGCACTCTGGGCAAAGCTCTTGGTGGTGCATCAGGCGGGTACACATCCGGCAGAAAGGAAATCGTAGAATGGCTGCGTCAAAGATCGCGTCCTTACCTTTTTTCCAACACACTGGCTCCAGTGATAGCATCTACATCAATTGCTGTACTTGATATGATAACTGATCACCCTGAACTTCGAACCAGACTAAATGACAATAGCGAACTTTTCCGCTCACGCATGGAAGAAGCCGGATTCAAACTTGTACCGGGTCACCACGCGATTATCCCAGTGATGCTAGGCGATGCAGTGCTTGCCCAGCAAGTAGCAGAAGGATTACTGGAAGAAGGAATCTACGTTATAGGGTTCAGCTTTCCTGTTGTTCCGCGAGATCAGGCAAGAATCCGTACACAAATGTCCGCAGGCCACACTACTGATCAGGTAAATAAGGCCGTTGATGCATTTATCAAAGTCGGGCGTAAGCTTAAAATAATCAAATAGAAGGCTCTAATTAATGAAAACGATGAAGGCTCTAGTTAAAAGTAAACCGTGTGAAGGACTCTGGATGGAAGAAGTTCCCATTCCTCAGTGCGGACACAATGATGTTCTTATAAAAGTCAACAAAACTGCAATTTGCGGTACTGACATTCACATATACAATTGGGATAAATGGGCGCAGCAGACTATTCCGGTCCCAATGGTTGTCGGGCACGAGTTTTCCGGCGTAATTGAAAATATCGGCGGCGAAGTACAAGGCCTTGCTCTTGGCGATAGAGTTTCCGCAGAAGGTCACGTAACCTGTGGTCACTGTCGCAATTGCAGAGCAGGCAAAAGACATCTCTGTCGCAACACTATAGGGGTTGGCGTAAATCGCCCGGGATGTTTTGCTGAATATGTCTGCATCCCGGCATCAAATGTATTCAAATTGAATGACACAATTTCAGATGATGTGGGTGCAATCCTTGACCCGCTCGGAAACGCCGCGCATACAGCTTTATCTTTCAACCTTGTCGGGGAAGATGTCCTCATCACCGGAGCCGGACCTATCGGCATGATGGCGGTTGCTATCGCTCGTCATGCAGGTGCTCGCCACATAGTAATCACGGACCTCAACGATTATCGCTTAAACATTGCAAAAAAACTTGGAGCTTCACGTACAGTGAACGTCACCAAGGAAAAACTTTGCGATGTAATGGCAGAGCTGAATATGACTGAAGGATTTGATGTTGGCCTAGAAATGTCCGGCAGTCCTATGGCTTTCGGCGAAATGCTGGATAAAATAAACCACGGCGGCCACATTGCCCTGCTCGGAATTCTACCTGAAGAAACCAAAATTGACTGGAATATGGTAGTATTCAAAGGGTTAAAGCTTAAAGGTATTTATGGCCGTGAAATGTTTGAAACATGGTACAAAACAGCCTCTATGCTTCAATCTAATCTGGATATATCTCCGGCCATTACTCACCATTTCAAAATAGATGATTTCCAGAAAGGCTTTGATGTAATGAGCTCCGGCCAGTCTGGCAAAGTAATCTTGGACTGGACTTAATAATCACACCAAACATTATACTTTTGCAGGTCAAAACACCTTCAGTTTAATTGAAAGTGTTTTGACCTGTAAAACTAATTCCGAGCACTGGTCCATAACCTTCGAACATGCCGCTCCGAGATCCCAAGCCTTTCTGCGATATCCGAGTTCTCCACACCATAATTTTTAAGTTTTATAACTTTTGCACCAAGCTGGACATGCTCCACAAAACGACTTGATATGTAAACTCTGTCATTGGCAAATTCTCTAATCACATTAAGCGCCGCGCTTTCGGGACTTTTCTCACCAATTCTGACATTTTTCATCTCGCGAACGATAGCTTCGTATAAAATATTTTCTTTCATTTCTCTCACTCCGATTTATTATCTATTGATGAGTATAGACTACATTTTAAGAGCGCCACATTCTGCCAGACAGTGACCGATAAACAAAAAAAGGGTGTTATCTTTATTCGACTAAAGATAACACCCTATTAATTTAACTATACACAGGCAGCAAACAATCCTATTTTATAGTATAAAACCTACTACTTGCGACAAATAAAATCATTTTAAAATCTAGAAGAAACTTTTTATGGAATCTCCTATTTTTTTCACAGGATCAGCTTTCTGATCTCCGGAAGAGGTTGAACCGCCTTTTCCAGTGATTGTTTTACCAAGACCTTCAATCACATCTTCCACTCCGCCGATAACACTATTAACAAGAGTAAAGCCTGACTCAGCTAGGATCACGGCAAAACGAGGTAGGTCGACCATTATAGAAGGATTAGCAACAGGACCGGTAATATTGAGCGGAACCGTCAAACCGATAAGGTCATTACTACTTTTGCCGCCCTGACCTTCCAGAGAGCCCACTATCTTAGCGTCTACACCATAATCGAGCATCATAGTGTTAAGGTTCAAATTACCTTTCCCGTCCGCTCTGAAGAGTGGAGACTTCAAAATTAGATCCTTATTAACAGCTACTCCTTTAGTAATGATAGCTGTTGCCGAAGCTTCACCGAACTCGGTTTTGTTTGTGCTGGTCTTATCAAAAGTGCCGCCAGTGAGAATATTAAATGCGTCTCCGGCTAGGAACAAAATATCAAATCCAGTCACATAACCATCCAGAACCTTGAACCCAAAATTACCCTTAAGATTTGCAAAAACGGTCTTTAGATCGTTACCCTTACTTGCAAGTTTGGTATTAAATCCCATTTTCCCGGAGAAATTATCCTTTCCTGTCATTTGCCTTGATAGAGTTTCCCCATCCATTCCACTCAAACTACCTGCGAACGACATGGTTGGTGTTTTACCTCGCACATTCAGACCTGCGGTAGAAGTAAACGCGCCCTTCGCAGCATTAAGCGATAAAGGCTTGATGCTGAGAACTCCATCTTTGGCCCGGACTTTCAAAACAACGTTGGTCAAATCGGCCTTACCTGCAATCAACTGTTTTACACTAAGGTCTGTTTTAAGAGTCAGTTTGCGTAAGAATTCAACAGGAAATAATTCCGTCTTCTCTGTTTTCTTAACGGCCTTATCATCTGACCCTTTTGTGTCAGCTTTTGTTTCGCTTTCTGGTGGAAGATATCCATCTAGATTAAACTTATCTACATCCAAATTAAGTACTATATTAGGGCGATCAGGATTAGCAAAAGAACCTGCCCCTTTGATTGTTGTTTCATCAAGGTTGATCAGCAAATTTGAAATAGCGACAGACTTTGCAGTCCCTGCAACAGCGAAGTTGAGACCGACACTAGTTAAAGCCTTACTGTCGGACATTTTAACATCCATCGCCATCTGATCGAGAGAGCTTCTTGCATCAAACCCGGGCACATTCATATCACCACTGAATTTAAGTGTATCAGTGCCTATTCCAGTAGCCTTGAATGAGCCTTCAGCCTTCACGCCATAAGCTTCAAAGACTAGGTTTCCAATGTCAGCAGTCTTTGCAACAAGGTTCAGAGCAGCGTCACCAGTAACCTGAACTTTACCCTTACCACCAGGCACGGCAGCACCAGTTGCATCAATAGAAAGACTCAATCCCTCAACTGAAAAAGTCTTGAAATCAGCAGAAAGAGTCGCAGTTCCTGAAGTTTCAGTGTCAGCAGAAATCTCTGGTTTCGAAGATTCGGCAAGTACATGAACTTCAAATTTAAAAGGTTCACCTGGAGCAAAGCCATCAATCATAGCATCAAAATCTTCAATAGCCTGACGCACTCCGTTCTGGCGGTTATCCCAAACTATTTTAGCATTCTCAACAACGAGTCCGCCTACACTGATATCCATTTCGCTATCAGATTTTTTGCTAGAGTCAGCAGTCTTCTCAGGTTCATTACTTTTACTAACCAAATCGTCCCAGTTGGTTACACCGGATTTGTTTTTTGACAAATTCAAGGAAAGACCATCTACATCTATACGACGTATATGAACTTTACTAGACAGAAGCGGAATAAGTTTAACACTGATATCCGCAGATTTCAGGCTGAACATATTTTTTTCAGCAAATCCTTTTGCATTTGAAAGAGATACTCCTGAAGTAGTAACCCCGAGCCACGGAAATACCGACAGCTCAATATTTCCATAAAAAGTCAATTGCCGACCAGTTTTATCTAGTACGGCTTTTGATATTTCATCTTTGTAATCATTGGGATCAATTAAGATTGTAGCGAGTACCATTGCAGAGGCAATCAAAACAACCAGGACAGCTGTTACTATCCCTATTATCTTTACCGATTTACTCATGAGTCCAATCTCCATTTATTATTTATGTATGACATAGCGATATTAAAATATGCGCAACAAAATCAACAACACGAAAGGTTCAACATATATCTAAAATAGAAGATAGCCTGTCAGCGAGAAAAATCCAACTATAAATGTTAATAAAGTAGGATGAAGAGCAAAAATAAATAACAAAATCCCCGTAGAAGTAGCATCACTCCCTTTTTTATTGCCAAGATTCCGCAATTCAGGCAGTTAATCTTCATGCAAAAAAAATGGTCATTCGCTATTACAAGCCTAGCGGCGTATGCGACATATCTCTTCACCATGGCTGAGTTGCCAGCAATATTAAACAATCTTTTCGGCTACTGGCCAGAGATTGTAGGTTTTAAATTTGCAAGTAAACTAGGCGACCTTACTCTTTTATATTTTTGCCTTGGGCACATGGCTGTGTTCGGGGCAATAATCCCTTTATATTTAGCAAAAAAATTCGACCTCAAACCCCATAGAAAAGTTCCCGCAATCGTTTTATGGCCCAGTATAGCAGTGCTGATTGGATCGTTTCTTTTATACGCGTCCGGCCAAGGGTTCCTCGACAACATGCTCCACCCTGACCCCGACTTACCATACATGACTGAAGCGTTCTTCTACATTTTCCCGTTCTCATTGGGACTATGCATTTATTCCTGCCTTCTGCTTCCTCGTGCAGTTATGCTAATTATGGATGGAAATAAATTTTCCCCTGCTCTAGAGGCTATTGCTGCAATAGTAACCATGTGGATTTCGTGGCAGGTATACACCCATGATGCTCATATTCTGCCCGAAAAGATCTTTTGGACAGGGATGGTTATAGCCGCAGCAGGTGCGTTATCCAGATCATTCTATTTATCATTTCTAGCCTGTTTCGCAGCTCTATACGGAGCATCAATGGTAAATCCAGTATTTTACAAAATACCATGGGAGCCTATTTTACCGGGCTTTCTTGCAGCATTCGCAGCGTTTTGCATTTACTTGCATTCAAGAGACACACGCCAGTTTCCAAACATGTCCACTTTAGATAAATAAAAACACCTAGCCCTTCAAATCCCATGCTAAAATGCCAGACAAGCTTAAAGGCATATCTGTTAGAACAGTTCAAATGGGATTTTCAAGGTAGGATACGAGAGCTTTCGTAATATTAATCGAGTAGTTTTCGGATGGTGAGAAGTTCGGCGTGAATATCTTTCAGAATAGAATTATCAAAAGTTCTTTCTTCAGTATTCTCAACATTAAATAAAGGCTGCTGCTCCGCAGTATGATGCTGGGCGGAGTTTGACTCATCCTGTGGGTCAAAAGAGTCAAGACGCTTCCGCGCACCTTCAATAGTAAGCCCCTCATCATGTAAGAGAGTCTTGATACGACGAATAAGCTTCACATGGTCATCATTATACAAACGCTGACCAGACGCCGTACGAATAGGCTCTAGTTGCTCAAACTCCCCTTCCCAGAAGCGCAGCACATAAGATTTCAGCCCGACAAGTTTTGCCGCCTGACCTATTTTGTATATTTTTGGTTCATCCTGTAAGCTCATAGCAACCTTACTATCAAAGAGACCACTCTTAGAAAAGACTAAATACGCTATTAATTACGTAATTTTCAATAATTCTAACTAAAAAGACAAAATATTGTTTAGCATCCTAACTTCACAAAAAGATATATTTATTTTATAATAAGCTAACAATCTAAAAAAAACCTTATTCAAGCTTGACAGCAAGATAGGTCTCAAGTATTACTCCGCTTCGTTGAGACGAACATAGGCGCGTAGCTCAGGGGTAGAGCACTTGCTTGACATGCAAGGGGTCAGCAGTTCAAAGCTGCTCGTGCCTACCAAAAAAGTCAATAAAAAGCACCGATTAGAATAAAATCTAATCGGTGCTTTTTATTTGGTATACACTTTGGTCTACATTTCACTCGCTACTGTGGTGATTCTTTTGAGTAACTTTTTTGTCTGGTTAGCTGGCGGTCCCTGTCTGTAATGATGGCAAGGTCAACATCTTTTGAGAAGCGTTCGATACATCCGTATGCTTTGGAAAGTGAAGTTCAGCCTTTGAATACCGTCACATCTGCAAGGTCGGTTTGGGCAATGTGATAGAGGGCCAATGTCAGCCAGTAATCTTTTTCAATGAAGATATTTTACAGAGTCGGTTAGGTTGCAGCTTCTATTGCCTCTAATAGGGCTATTCTGACCTCATCTCTTTGTTCTAGCAAAGTGATATCCTCTAGTAAATCTCGTAATAAATCCTTACAAATAAGACCTTGGGCAACCCACAAAGTATAGTTTTCCATCTCGTCGTAATAAATTTTTATGCAATGGTCATATCCATTAAGTGTAAGAAAAAAAGCACCTAATGCTAATGAGGTTCTTTTGTTACCATCATTGAAGGCATGATCTTTATTTATACTAAAACAAAGATGAGCGAGCTTGTCTAAAAAATTAGGGTAATAATCATCGTTTTGAATATGTTCTAAAATTGATTCTATTCTACCTTTATCTTTTACTCCTGGCATTCCTCCCGAAGTGCGAATGATGGCATTGTGAGTCATGACTACATAATTAATAGGAAAATATAAGGTTTTCATATTAATTTTATTTGTCTTTAAGACGTTTAAACACATTTATGTTTTGTTCAATTTGTGCCTGTAGTTGTTTACTCTTTTCTCCTAGAAATCGTTCAAAATCGGCTTCGGGAACACTTTCAATATACACTTCTAGCTTTTTATGCAGCGCATCTCTAAAGCATAGATCTCGGCTTGCCATTTTCGTTCTTGCTTTTGTAATAAGAGGGATAAATGATGGATGCGCTGAAAAAACTTTAAATAAATTATCTGCTTCGGTGGATGTCAGCTTTTTATTTTGCAGTTCTGATTCTTTTTGTAATTCATGTGCAAAACCTGTCTCAAAGCTTGCAATAAGATCTAGCACTTCAGCGTACATCGTATTCCGCACATTTTCTTTTGCAGCGAGGTTTAGAATTTTTCTATATTCCGATGCATTTTCGTTAAATATGGTTTGGTATACTAAGTTCGTATATTTTGCGTATTTGTACGGATTAGATGTCTGAATATATTT from Maridesulfovibrio frigidus DSM 17176 includes the following:
- a CDS encoding type II toxin-antitoxin system death-on-curing family toxin; amino-acid sequence: MCLNVLKTNKINMKTLYFPINYVVMTHNAIIRTSGGMPGVKDKGRIESILEHIQNDDYYPNFLDKLAHLCFSINKDHAFNDGNKRTSLALGAFFLTLNGYDHCIKIYYDEMENYTLWVAQGLICKDLLRDLLEDITLLEQRDEVRIALLEAIEAAT
- a CDS encoding MerR family transcriptional regulator, producing MSLQDEPKIYKIGQAAKLVGLKSYVLRFWEGEFEQLEPIRTASGQRLYNDDHVKLIRRIKTLLHDEGLTIEGARKRLDSFDPQDESNSAQHHTAEQQPLFNVENTEERTFDNSILKDIHAELLTIRKLLD
- a CDS encoding glycine C-acetyltransferase, with product MPKNLFQTLSEQTENLKNTGLYKDERIITSPQQAEIAVAGKKGILNFCANNYLGLSNNSELVKKAQEALDKYGFGLSSVRFICGTQDVHKELEQKISDFLQTEDTILYGSCFDANGGLFETILSSEDAVISDQLNHASIIDGVRLCKAKRFRYKNNDMADLEQQLKDAADCRYRLIVTDGVFSMDGIIADLKSICDLADKYDALVMVDDSHAVGFVGENGKGTPEYCGVLGRVDIITGTLGKALGGASGGYTSGRKEIVEWLRQRSRPYLFSNTLAPVIASTSIAVLDMITDHPELRTRLNDNSELFRSRMEEAGFKLVPGHHAIIPVMLGDAVLAQQVAEGLLEEGIYVIGFSFPVVPRDQARIRTQMSAGHTTDQVNKAVDAFIKVGRKLKIIK
- a CDS encoding AsmA family protein, with product MSKSVKIIGIVTAVLVVLIASAMVLATILIDPNDYKDEISKAVLDKTGRQLTFYGNIELSVFPWLGVTTSGVSLSNAKGFAEKNMFSLKSADISVKLIPLLSSKVHIRRIDVDGLSLNLSKNKSGVTNWDDLVSKSNEPEKTADSSKKSDSEMDISVGGLVVENAKIVWDNRQNGVRQAIEDFDAMIDGFAPGEPFKFEVHVLAESSKPEISADTETSGTATLSADFKTFSVEGLSLSIDATGAAVPGGKGKVQVTGDAALNLVAKTADIGNLVFEAYGVKAEGSFKATGIGTDTLKFSGDMNVPGFDARSSLDQMAMDVKMSDSKALTSVGLNFAVAGTAKSVAISNLLINLDETTIKGAGSFANPDRPNIVLNLDVDKFNLDGYLPPESETKADTKGSDDKAVKKTEKTELFPVEFLRKLTLKTDLSVKQLIAGKADLTNVVLKVRAKDGVLSIKPLSLNAAKGAFTSTAGLNVRGKTPTMSFAGSLSGMDGETLSRQMTGKDNFSGKMGFNTKLASKGNDLKTVFANLKGNFGFKVLDGYVTGFDILFLAGDAFNILTGGTFDKTSTNKTEFGEASATAIITKGVAVNKDLILKSPLFRADGKGNLNLNTMMLDYGVDAKIVGSLEGQGGKSSNDLIGLTVPLNITGPVANPSIMVDLPRFAVILAESGFTLVNSVIGGVEDVIEGLGKTITGKGGSTSSGDQKADPVKKIGDSIKSFF
- the tdh gene encoding L-threonine 3-dehydrogenase; translated protein: MKTMKALVKSKPCEGLWMEEVPIPQCGHNDVLIKVNKTAICGTDIHIYNWDKWAQQTIPVPMVVGHEFSGVIENIGGEVQGLALGDRVSAEGHVTCGHCRNCRAGKRHLCRNTIGVGVNRPGCFAEYVCIPASNVFKLNDTISDDVGAILDPLGNAAHTALSFNLVGEDVLITGAGPIGMMAVAIARHAGARHIVITDLNDYRLNIAKKLGASRTVNVTKEKLCDVMAELNMTEGFDVGLEMSGSPMAFGEMLDKINHGGHIALLGILPEETKIDWNMVVFKGLKLKGIYGREMFETWYKTASMLQSNLDISPAITHHFKIDDFQKGFDVMSSGQSGKVILDWT